In a genomic window of Ipomoea triloba cultivar NCNSP0323 chromosome 3, ASM357664v1:
- the LOC116013962 gene encoding probable mediator of RNA polymerase II transcription subunit 26c — MDGDELRLILSKSKTDVWTLIEAAIEVASVDCAEELKDRRDGIVEKLYSNRCRNCNDVVNGHFAPNGVANYNSVTNIERDISKSPSSPESNHHRHDDNEREEGEDEEEEEADPYGGLFDDEQTKILRIKEQLEDPEQPEESVIELLQNLEDMDITFQALKDTDIGRHVNRLRKNPSNEVRRLVKQLVRKWKETVDEWVRLNQPEQASSNLIADGDSPQQNLHKNQHNGHHQVPDFGYSPNPRNGSSSSDRNNSEPEQKPKSVPRNEAPPRPLQSAPKPASAPPPSRPPRESVMDMEKLNSARRRLQENYQEAQNAKKQRTIQVMDIHEIPKPKNAFFAKNKGGFQGRHHR, encoded by the exons ATGGACGGGGATGAGCTCCGGTTGATTCTGTCGAAATCGAAAACGGATGTGTGGACGCTGATAGAGGCGGCGATTGAGGTGGCGTCCGTGGACTGCGCCGAGGAATTGAAGGATCGGCGCGACGGAATCGTCGAGAAGTTGTATTCCAATCGCTGCCGCAACTGCAACGACGTAGTCAACGGTCACTTTGCGCCCAACGGCGTTGCGAATTACAATAGCGTTACCAATATCGAGAGGGACATCAGTAAGAGTCCTTCCAGTCCCGAGTCTAATCATCACCGTCATGATGATAATGAACGGGAAGAAGgcgaagatgaagaagaagaagaggctGATCCGTATGGAGGCTTGTTCGACGATGAGCAGACCAAAATTCTCAGAATCAAAGAGCAGCTTGAAGATCCAGAACag CCTGAAGAATCTGTGATTGAGCTGCTGCAAAACCTTGAAGATATGGATATTACATTTCAAGCTCTGAAG GATACTGATATTGGAAGGCATGTGAATCGATTGAGGAAGAATCCATCAAATGAAGTTAGGAGATTGGTGAAGCAGCTAGTCAG aaaatggaaagaaactGTAGATGAATGGGTTAGGCTCAACCAACCTGAACAAGCATCTTCTAATCTCATTG CTGATGGAGACTCACCCCAGCAGAACTTACATAAAAATCAGCACAATGGTCATCACCAG GTACCTGATTTCGGGTATTCTCCAAATCCTAGAA atGGGAGTTCAAGCTCAGACCGGAATAACTCAGAACCAGAGCAGAAGCCAAAATCAGTTCCTCGGAATGAGGCACCTCCCAGACCACTTCAATCTGCTCCTAAGCCTGCTTCAGCTCCTCCCCCAAGC AGGCCACCGAGGGAATCAGTGATGGATATGGAGAAGCTAAATTCAGCAAGGAGGAGGCTTCAGGAGAACTACCAAGAAGCACAAAATG CTAAAAAGCAAAGGACAATACAAGTGATGGACATTCATGAGATTCCAAAACCGAAAAACGCCTTCTTTGCCAAGAATAAAGGCGGCTTTCAGGGAAGGCATCATCGCTGA
- the LOC116014062 gene encoding pentatricopeptide repeat-containing protein At4g19191, mitochondrial, protein MVKPVATPILNRLTNRSSISNWNCSIREAVNHGQSQKALLVFRGMKQNGVEPNNFTFPFVAKACAKLSNFEYSQLIHAQILKYPCYSDMFVQTAMIDMYVKCGKVDLARVLFDRMPERDIASWNAIIIGYVQIGFVDRVSCLFERMVFDGIRPDSVTVMGLTRLVSSLKDIRLLSAIHSFGIRIGFESDVSVANTWVAAYAKCGDLGSSHMVFKGIGSKFVTVVSWNAMIAGCACVGNSCKAMQTYQQMLRCGFRPDLSTILNMLSSCTSPEALFQGMLIHAHSIQVGCDADVSVLNTTISMYSKCGDLYSARLTFDTMTDKTCVSWTALIGGYAEKGDLDEALALFTSMEAAGEKPDMVTLTYLISACGQVGALEIGREMESYATLNGLKSSNIMVCNALLDMYGKCGNMTDAQELFCSMEEKTIVSWTTMIAGYALNGKSREALDNFQLLLDSGIKPNHITFLAVLQACNHAGFLKEGWEFFDMMTKVYRINPSLDHYACMADLLGRCGRLQEALEFVQNMPVESDFGIWGSLLSACKIHCSLEIGEYAAQRLFEMEPQRAAPYVEMANIYASARRWDGVAATRTRMKSNQVSKSPGQSLIHVSGKRCTFTVEDRCHPAGHVIYETLNSLALQLNKEYDLSWLEGFL, encoded by the coding sequence AAAGCTCTCCAACTTCGAATACTCCCAACTCATCCATGCCCAGATTTTGAAATATCCGTGCTATTCAGATATGTTTGTACAAACAGCCATGATTGACATGTATGTGAAATGTGGCAAAGTAGATTTAGCACGTGTTCTGTTTGACAGAATGCCTGAGAGGGACATTGCTTCTTGGAATGCCATTATTATCGGCTATGTGCAAATTGGGTTTGTTGATCGAGTTTCGTGTTTGTTTGAGCGGATGGTGTTTGATGGGATTCGGCCAGACTCGGTCACAGTAATGGGATTGACACGGTTGGTTTCCAGTCTGAAGGATATCAGGTTGTTGAGTGCAATTCACTCTTTTGGAATCCGGATTGGATTTGAGTCTGATGTTTCGGTTGCTAATACTTGGGTTGCTGCCTATGCTAAATGTGGTGACTTGGGCTCTTCACACATGGTTTTCAAAGGAATCGGTTCGAAGTTTGTAACCGTTGTATCTTGGAATGCCATGATTGCAGGCTGTGCATGTGTTGGGAACTCATGTAAAGCTATGCAAACCTACCAACAAATGCTTCGTTGTGGATTCCGACCTGATCTGAGCACCATTCTGAACATGCTCTCATCTTGCACCAGCCCTGAAGCATTATTTCAAGGAATGTTGATCCACGCCCACTCAATTCAGGTAGGGTGTGATGCAGATGTTTCTGTTCTTAACACCACTATTTCTATGTACTCCAAATGCGGAGATCTATACTCAGCTCGCCTCACCTTCGATACCATGACAGACAAAACTTGTGTTTCATGGACTGCCCTTATTGGCGGGTACGCTGAGAAAGGTGATTTGGATGAGGCATTAGCTCTGTTCACAAGTATGGAAGCAGCCGGTGAGAAACCTGATATGGTCACCCTGACATATCTCATTTCAGCCTGTGGGCAAGTTGGGGCTCTCGAGATTGGGAGAGAAATGGAGAGTTACGCGACATTGAATGGCTTAAAGAGTAGCAACATAATGGTGTGTAATGCATTACTAGACATGTATGGAAAATGCGGAAACATGACAGATGCTCAAGAGCTGTTTTGCAGCATGGAGGAGAAAACCATTGTCTCCTGGACAACTATGATAGCAGGCTATGCACTGAATGGGAAATCCAGAGAGGCATTGGACAACTTTCAACTATTGTTGGATTCGGGTATTAAACCAAACCACATTACATTCCTTGCCGTCCTACAGGCCTGCAATCATGCCGGTTTCCTCAAGGAAGGCTGGGAATTCTTTGATATGATGACTAAAGTGTACAGAATTAACCCCAGCTTGGATCACTACGCCTGCATGGCGGATCTCCTTGGGCGCTGTGGAAGGCTGCAAGAAGCACTGGAATTCGTTCAAAATATGCCCGTGGAATCTGATTTTGGCATCTGGGGCTCTCTACTCAGTGCTTGCAAGATACACTGCAGCTTGGAGATTGGGGAATACGCGGCTCAACGCCTCTTTGAAATGGAACCGCAGAGGGCAGCTCCGTATGTAGAGATGGCAAACATATATGCATCAGCAAGGCGGTGGGATGGCGTTGCTGCAACCCGGACCAGAATGAAAAGCAATCAAGTGAGTAAAAGCCCAGGACAGAGCCTCATTCATGTGAGCGGAAAAAGATGTACATTCACAGTGGAAGACAGATGCCATCCTGCAGGTCATGTAATATATGAAACGCTGAATAGTTTAGCCCTTCAGCTCAACAAAGAATATGATTTGTCATGGTTAGAAGGCTTTCTTTGA